CGCAATTGCAAACGAGTGCCAGCATCTCGATCAAGTCTTGACCTTCGACCGTGCTGGCCAGATCGCAACCGTAAATCAACAGGTCGGCCTGTGTGTCCAACGCATGTCCCCACGACGCAATGTCGCCCGCGAATGCCGGTGCGGAATCCAAGCTGAGCCGATCGCTGCCCAACTGGATGCCTTCGCCGTCGCCGTGTGACAGCAAGTGGATCGCGTCGACCCCTGACAGGTGCGCGAGTGTCTCGGTGATTCGATCAACGCCACACTCGCCGGCGCGCAGACGCACCACCACCCACTGGGTGTCTTCGTTTTGACTGCGAAGGTCTTGCAGAAGGATCTCGGAGTTCTCGACGCCTTCATCGACAAAGATCACTTCGACGGGGCGAGCTGGATCCAGCGTGCGCGCACCGAGCGCCGGATCATCCCATTCGTTTTCGTCACGTTTGGATTTGGCTTGTCCATCGGCGTCCAACAAATCGCCTGTCACGGAATCATCTGCGGCGGCTTGGGCAGCATCCTCGATCGCGTCCAGCTCGGCTTGCAAGGATGCGATCAGTCCTTCGTCGGGCGTGACCGCCTCGGCAGCATCCAACCCCTCGCCCGAAAGCAAGACGCGGTCTTCCAACTGGAAGAAATGAAATTCGCGTTTGGTCATCGCAAAGTCTTCGCAATCGATTAGGTGGACAAAGGTTTTCCTTATCGTCCTAAACGACACAAATTGACGGGCTCATGAGAGCCTGGGGCCACGGGCAGTTTGCGATGACTTTGCGGGTTTCGAGAGGAACTCCGGTTATTCAGGTTGAGACTGCTCAAAATAAGCACGACGAGCAAATTGGTCATGGTCGTTGCAATCCCACCCCGGTCACCTTCCGAAGATGCATGTACACGTAGTGGAACCACGCAAGGAATCGCTGCGCATGCAGACGGCAACGCCAGTCATGGGGCATTCAATGCTTCCCGTTGTGGAAGGTTGGATGACTGCGAGCCGTCCGCGAAGGATGCCAACACGGTCCAGGAAGGAATGAAAATCCGTTTATTGTCTCTCCGAAACGCCCCCGCAGCATTGCCACTCGCTGGTAAATGCTGCTTGTGGCGTGCACGAACAACAATGGCCCGGGTGCAATGCACCTTGGGACGTTCGTTGATCGCTGCATGGAGAACGCAACGGATCCTCGTCTGTTTCACGATCGTTTGTTGTGGCACTGTCGCTGCCGAAGAGACGCAAACGATTTCCTTCAGTCAGTTCCTCGAGAATGCGACTCGAAATCTTGCGGACGAAGCAATTCGCGACGACTTGCAACCCGAAACACAGCATGTGGCTTTGCCTCCAAGCCAACCTGTGCCACCCGTCGCTGTTTCTGACTCACCGGATGCGTCAACGTCTTCTCCAGCGGACCCCATGCCGCTGCGATCGACCGATGTATCAGAAGGATCAGCCGAGCCCGTTCGGTCCTTGTCTTTGGCATCGGTGCCTGGCGACGATGTGGCACATTGGTGGGAAGATTCGGCGTTTGAAACGTTGCTCACTCAGCAAGGTTTCGCGACCGGCCAGATCGCACTGGACCTTCCGACCGTGTTGACCGACACGTTGGAAACTAGTCCGCGAATTTCGTCGGTTTCACGCCGCACTTCGATCGCCTACGAAAAGATCATCCAGCAAAACGCGGTCTTCGATCCAACGTTGTTGCTGGAAGGCGGCTACGGTCGAGTCAACGACCCGGTGGGAAACACGCTGACCACGGGCGGTCCCGATCGATTGATCCAAAACTCGGTGATCGCCAACGGTGGTTTCCGCAAACTCACCCGTCGCGGCACGCAGATCGATTTGTCTCAGGAACTGGGCACGCTCGACAGCAACAGTTTGTTCTTCGAGCCCAATCCGCAGGGCAATTCACGGTTGAGCCTCAGCATCACCCAACCTTTGATGGCCACCAGCGGCGAAGTGTACAACACACGCTTGATCACACAGGCGTGCATCGAGAGTCGCGTTGCTTGGCAAGAAATGCGGTCGGAAGTCGAAGCACATTTGGTCGAAACATTCCAAGCGTTTTGGCGTTTGTATGAACGCCGATGCCAGCTCGTGCAGCAACGGGACCTGATCCGTCGAGGCGAGATGATCGCGGAGATCGTTCACGCGCGAGCCGACTTGGATTCCGGACCGCTGCAACGGATCAAAGTCCAGCGTCGCTTGACGGGTGACCGCGACAGGTTGATCGAACTGGAAGCCGAAGTGCGTCGCTTGCAAGTTCAGCTGCGAACGTTGGTGGGAAGTCCCGCGATGACCGGGCTGAGTCAGAGCGTGGAGCTGATTCCGCTGGCCAATCCGGATCTGCCTTCGGACGACATCGCCTTGCACGACGCGATTGTTCGAGGATTAGAGAATCGTCCGGACATTCAAGCCGCGACCGAGGAACTCGCCTCGGCGGGTTTAAGCATTCGAATCACTCGAAACGAATTGAAGCCGCAATTGGATGCGGTTTTTGATGCGTATTTGGCTGGGCTTCGTGGCGACAACCGGTTCTTCCAAGCCTTTGGCGATCAATTTTCCGCCGGTGGTCCCGGGCTGAGTGCCACCTTGCAATACAGCATGCCGTACGGCCGCCGCGCGGCACGAAGCCGCGTTCGCGAAGCACAATATTTGTACCAGCAACGCAGTGAAGAACTTCGCGTGCGGTTGTTGCAGGCTCGCCGCGAAATCGAATCCGCGTTGATCCAGAGTGAAGCGAGTTTCCGATTGCGTCAAAGCAAAGAACAAACGCTTCGGGCCGCTGTTCGAGAAGAAGAAATCGCAACCAAGCGATGGGAGTTGCTCGCGGGTGATGGTGGCCCAGCAACGTTGGTGTTGGAAGATTTGTTGGAAACACAGAAGCGTCGCACGGAATCAGAACAGCTCTACGTGACCTGCCAAGTCGCTTCCATTCTATCGCTGATCGAACTGCAAAAAGCGATGGGAACGCTCCTGATGACAGAAGGCATTGAGCCCGTCCGTTCGGGGAGGTCCAGCGTCATCGAGCTGCAACAAACCGCTCCGATGAACTGGACACAGCAACCCACACAAAGACTGATCGATCCGACCGAGGTTTCTTTGGACGAATCCCTGATCGGCAACGCCGGAATGATCGAGATCGATGCAGACAACACGTCCCCGCTGGAAAGCCAACCACAAGGAAACTGATATGAATCGATGGATGTTGGCCACGATGGCATGCGGCTTGGTGACTGGCCTGATATCAAGCGTAATTTCGATCGGCCCCACCGTGTCGGCCCAGGCACCCGTCCAAAACACTTCGCGAGGAATTGCCCTGTACGGGGACTCGGCCTACGAAGGCTTTTCGCAAGCGGCCGAAGACATTTATCTGGGAAGTGAAGATCTGGGGCGAATCATCGAGCTGCCGGTTCGAGTTGGAGATCGCGTGCAAGCAGGTGACGTCATTGCGAAACTGGACGACGAAATTGAAAAGGCGTCGATGGAGATCGCTCGCATCCAAGCATCCATGGTTGGGGAAGTCCATGCTGCGGAAGCGTCGGCCGACATGCAACGCACACGCGTGCAGCACCTGCGTCGATTGTCCGCTGATCAAATGGCTGGTTCCGAAGAACTGCGTCGATCGGAGATGGAACTTGCCATCGCAGAAGCTCGCGTGACGACCGCCAAAGAGCAACAGCAATTGCGAGCGGCGGAAGCCAAGCGGCTGCAATTGCAATGGGAACGCCGAACGATTCGGGCCCCGTTCGATGCCGTCGTTGCCGAAAAGAAGATCGGAGTTGGGGCGACCATCACACCCACCGACCCCGAGATCGTTCGTTTGATCCGGACCGATGTTTTGCATGGCGTATTCAACGTTTTGGCCAACCAAGCCATCGCCATGCGACCGGGAATGAAAGCGGAAGTGTACTTCCGAGCGGCACGTCGAACCGTCGATGCGGTGGTCGACACGGTGGGACCCAACATCAACGGCGAAAGTGGAACGATTGAGGTCCGCGTGCGGATCGAGAATCCCAATGGTGATTTGCGTCCCGGCGATCGCTGCACCATGCGTTTGGTCGAGGGCGAACCGGATGCAAAGCCGTCCGTCTCGCGTCGACCGACGCCGACATCCCGCACGGGAGCAAGCCGATGGTGAGTTCAGAAACCACAACGCACCCCGCACCACTCGCGCCAGTCGCTGCGTCGGTTTCCTCGCAACGAGCTTCGACGGCGGACAATGCGCGGTCGAAAGAAACCAAGACTCGCGTGGAGCGTTTCCAAGCGATGTGGTTCGCTTGGATCACCGAGCTCGCCGCCTCGCCGGACCGA
This genomic window from Rhodopirellula halodulae contains:
- a CDS encoding efflux RND transporter periplasmic adaptor subunit translates to MQTTRPRWKANHKETDMNRWMLATMACGLVTGLISSVISIGPTVSAQAPVQNTSRGIALYGDSAYEGFSQAAEDIYLGSEDLGRIIELPVRVGDRVQAGDVIAKLDDEIEKASMEIARIQASMVGEVHAAEASADMQRTRVQHLRRLSADQMAGSEELRRSEMELAIAEARVTTAKEQQQLRAAEAKRLQLQWERRTIRAPFDAVVAEKKIGVGATITPTDPEIVRLIRTDVLHGVFNVLANQAIAMRPGMKAEVYFRAARRTVDAVVDTVGPNINGESGTIEVRVRIENPNGDLRPGDRCTMRLVEGEPDAKPSVSRRPTPTSRTGASRW
- a CDS encoding TolC family protein, giving the protein MQCTLGRSLIAAWRTQRILVCFTIVCCGTVAAEETQTISFSQFLENATRNLADEAIRDDLQPETQHVALPPSQPVPPVAVSDSPDASTSSPADPMPLRSTDVSEGSAEPVRSLSLASVPGDDVAHWWEDSAFETLLTQQGFATGQIALDLPTVLTDTLETSPRISSVSRRTSIAYEKIIQQNAVFDPTLLLEGGYGRVNDPVGNTLTTGGPDRLIQNSVIANGGFRKLTRRGTQIDLSQELGTLDSNSLFFEPNPQGNSRLSLSITQPLMATSGEVYNTRLITQACIESRVAWQEMRSEVEAHLVETFQAFWRLYERRCQLVQQRDLIRRGEMIAEIVHARADLDSGPLQRIKVQRRLTGDRDRLIELEAEVRRLQVQLRTLVGSPAMTGLSQSVELIPLANPDLPSDDIALHDAIVRGLENRPDIQAATEELASAGLSIRITRNELKPQLDAVFDAYLAGLRGDNRFFQAFGDQFSAGGPGLSATLQYSMPYGRRAARSRVREAQYLYQQRSEELRVRLLQARREIESALIQSEASFRLRQSKEQTLRAAVREEEIATKRWELLAGDGGPATLVLEDLLETQKRRTESEQLYVTCQVASILSLIELQKAMGTLLMTEGIEPVRSGRSSVIELQQTAPMNWTQQPTQRLIDPTEVSLDESLIGNAGMIEIDADNTSPLESQPQGN